From the Opitutus sp. ER46 genome, one window contains:
- a CDS encoding NAD(P)-dependent oxidoreductase: MPPTLTPSTEKYAWSLIGRSAPPKRSARERVRDYDEIYTAYDEATVRAQAARCIQCPEPLCRIGCPLANRIPDWMALTAQGRFLEAAEVSRATSNMPEICSRVCPQERLCEGACIVNSKTEPISIGAVERFINEYAFHHGGVPVISAPPNGLRAAIIGSGPGGISCADELARRGFAVTVFESMRIPGGLLVNGIPSFKLEKHVVARRIELLQRNGVVFEMGVQVGRDVSLADLQKRFDAIFLGFGAQQPKLADVPGGDLPGVIPALPFLIQKNVPAAAADFPPIDVAGKRVAVLGGGDTAMDCLRTSLRAGASAAVCIYRRDLANMPGSRKEYHNAVEEGARFDFLTNPLGIFENGAGAVGSVRCTRMELGAPDASGRRKPRPVPGSDFTVDADVVIVAYGFDPVPFPAGSDFAAVATNDWGGIVIDDNQMTSVPGVFAGGDSVRGPSLVVHAVRDGRKAAAGIERYLAGKHAVTS; the protein is encoded by the coding sequence ATGCCTCCGACCCTCACGCCTTCGACCGAGAAGTATGCGTGGTCACTCATCGGCCGATCCGCCCCCCCGAAACGGTCGGCCCGCGAGCGCGTCCGCGACTATGACGAAATCTACACGGCGTACGACGAGGCGACGGTCCGCGCCCAGGCCGCGCGCTGCATCCAGTGTCCCGAGCCCCTCTGCCGGATCGGCTGTCCCCTCGCCAACCGCATTCCCGATTGGATGGCGCTCACGGCCCAAGGCCGATTTCTCGAGGCGGCCGAGGTTTCCCGCGCCACCAGCAACATGCCCGAAATTTGCTCCCGGGTGTGCCCCCAGGAGCGGCTCTGCGAGGGCGCGTGCATCGTCAACAGCAAGACCGAACCCATCTCCATCGGCGCCGTCGAGCGCTTCATCAACGAGTACGCGTTCCACCACGGCGGCGTACCGGTTATCTCCGCGCCCCCCAACGGTCTCCGCGCCGCTATCATCGGTTCCGGCCCCGGCGGCATCTCGTGCGCCGACGAACTCGCCCGGCGGGGTTTCGCCGTGACGGTTTTCGAGTCCATGCGCATCCCCGGCGGGTTGCTGGTGAACGGCATCCCGTCCTTCAAGCTCGAGAAGCACGTCGTCGCCCGCCGCATCGAACTCCTCCAGCGCAATGGCGTCGTCTTCGAAATGGGCGTCCAAGTCGGGCGCGATGTCTCGCTCGCCGACCTGCAGAAGCGCTTCGACGCCATCTTCCTGGGTTTCGGCGCCCAGCAGCCGAAGCTGGCCGACGTCCCCGGCGGCGACCTCCCGGGCGTGATCCCCGCCCTGCCTTTCCTGATCCAGAAAAACGTGCCTGCGGCCGCCGCCGACTTTCCACCGATCGACGTAGCCGGTAAGCGCGTCGCAGTCCTCGGCGGCGGCGATACTGCCATGGACTGCCTGCGCACGTCCCTGCGTGCCGGCGCCAGCGCCGCGGTCTGCATCTACCGCCGTGACCTCGCCAACATGCCGGGCAGCCGCAAGGAGTACCATAACGCGGTCGAAGAGGGCGCCCGTTTCGATTTTCTCACCAACCCACTCGGGATCTTTGAGAACGGTGCCGGCGCTGTGGGCTCCGTCCGCTGCACGCGCATGGAACTCGGCGCGCCCGACGCCAGCGGCCGTCGTAAACCGCGGCCCGTGCCGGGATCCGATTTCACGGTCGACGCCGACGTCGTGATCGTCGCCTACGGCTTCGACCCCGTTCCCTTCCCCGCCGGCAGCGATTTCGCCGCGGTCGCCACCAACGACTGGGGCGGCATCGTCATCGATGACAACCAGATGACGAGCGTGCCCGGCGTGTTTGCCGGGGGCGACTCGGTGCGCGGACCAAGCCTCGTCGTCCACGCCGTCCGCGACGGACGCAAGGCCGCCGCCGGCATCGAGCGTTATCTGGCCGGCAAGCACGCTGTGACGAGCTGA
- a CDS encoding YbaK/EbsC family protein, with protein sequence MPAKKLKDFLESRGAKYVSIQHSPAFTASEIAASAHVTGRDFAKTVVVKMGDDLAMVVLPANRKIMLSELRDMIDEDIDLATEDEFQERFPDCELGAMPPFGNLYGLPVYVERSLADEQEIAFSAGTHHEIILMAFDDYADLVQPTVMEFATA encoded by the coding sequence ATGCCTGCGAAAAAACTGAAGGACTTCCTGGAAAGCCGCGGGGCGAAATACGTCAGCATCCAGCACTCGCCCGCGTTCACCGCCTCGGAAATCGCCGCCTCGGCCCACGTCACGGGTCGCGATTTCGCGAAGACCGTCGTCGTCAAGATGGGAGACGACCTTGCGATGGTCGTGCTGCCGGCGAACCGGAAGATCATGCTTTCGGAGCTGCGCGACATGATCGACGAGGACATCGATCTCGCCACCGAGGACGAGTTCCAGGAGCGCTTCCCAGATTGCGAACTCGGGGCGATGCCGCCCTTCGGCAACCTGTATGGCCTTCCCGTCTACGTGGAGCGGAGCCTGGCCGATGAGCAGGAGATCGCGTTCAGTGCCGGGACGCATCACGAGATCATCCTGATGGCGTTCGACGACTACGCCGATCTCGTGCAGCCGACGGTGATGGAGTTCGCGACGGCTTAG
- a CDS encoding sugar phosphate nucleotidyltransferase, giving the protein MSDVPQSFACIMAGGSGERFWPMSRARRPKHLLKLFTDRTLLEETVRRIEAAVPRSNIFVLTNELQAAATREALRDLLPAEQIVAEPAKRDTAPAAALATALVRARGGENAALALLPADAFIADAAAFGRQLAVALPRAARTGAILTIGIKPDHAATGFGYLELGDEVTGGPGGVVRAVRRFVEKPDAATAQRYLESGQFVWNAGMFFWRVGTFLAEADRSAPELAAFVREFPTERAGAAAFLAARFPVLPKISVDYAIMEKARTVETMLAEFDWDDVGLWTALPKHLARDEGGNATRGTVLSADASGNIALSNGRIIALVGVSDLVVVETPDAVLVCHRDAVQDIKKITGQLPKELL; this is encoded by the coding sequence ATGAGTGACGTCCCACAATCCTTTGCGTGCATCATGGCCGGCGGCAGTGGCGAGCGCTTCTGGCCGATGAGTCGGGCGCGGCGGCCGAAGCACCTGTTGAAGCTGTTCACGGACCGGACCCTGCTCGAGGAGACGGTACGGCGGATCGAGGCGGCGGTGCCGCGGAGCAATATTTTCGTGCTGACGAATGAGCTGCAGGCGGCGGCCACGCGCGAGGCCTTGCGGGACCTCCTGCCGGCGGAGCAGATCGTGGCGGAGCCGGCGAAGCGCGACACTGCGCCGGCCGCGGCGCTGGCGACGGCGCTCGTGCGGGCGCGGGGCGGCGAGAACGCGGCGCTGGCGCTGTTGCCGGCCGACGCGTTCATCGCCGATGCGGCGGCGTTTGGCCGCCAGCTCGCGGTGGCGCTGCCGCGGGCGGCGCGCACCGGGGCGATTCTGACGATCGGGATCAAGCCTGACCACGCGGCGACGGGTTTCGGGTATTTGGAACTTGGAGACGAGGTGACGGGGGGCCCAGGCGGCGTGGTGCGCGCGGTGCGGCGCTTCGTGGAGAAGCCGGACGCGGCGACCGCGCAGCGGTACCTCGAGTCGGGCCAGTTTGTCTGGAATGCCGGCATGTTCTTCTGGCGCGTGGGCACGTTCCTGGCGGAGGCGGATCGGAGCGCGCCGGAGCTCGCGGCGTTCGTGCGGGAATTTCCGACGGAGCGGGCGGGGGCGGCGGCGTTTCTTGCGGCGCGCTTCCCGGTGCTGCCGAAGATTTCGGTCGACTACGCAATCATGGAGAAGGCGCGAACGGTCGAGACGATGCTGGCCGAGTTTGATTGGGATGACGTGGGCCTTTGGACGGCGCTGCCGAAGCACCTCGCGCGGGACGAGGGCGGCAATGCGACGCGCGGGACGGTGCTGAGCGCGGACGCCAGCGGGAATATCGCGCTGAGCAATGGCCGCATAATCGCGCTGGTCGGCGTGAGCGACCTCGTGGT